A window of the Catharus ustulatus isolate bCatUst1 chromosome 23, bCatUst1.pri.v2, whole genome shotgun sequence genome harbors these coding sequences:
- the LOC117006280 gene encoding cathepsin G-like, whose translation MLLLLLISSAFVLPWAGAGRIIGGNEVVPHSRPYMAYLKIQVTNNTGTFHSYCGGFLIRPDAVLSAAHCVAKNGTVNVTVILGAHNIRVQEQSQQRIRVRNFVVHPNYDPDGHVNDIALLKLDTNATINANVQTITLPRHNEGVQVATECEVAGWGRTSLGNNRTNVMMEVVLKVQNDTLCLQQFRKYRRQSMICVGDENGTKGTCHGDSGGPLICNQKAHGIVSRRPSGLLFPAAFTRVSHFVPWIPQQLRRFALQELPASPSSQ comes from the exons atgctgcttctccttctgaTCTCAAGTGCTTttgtcctgccctgggctggggctg gaAGGATCATTGGTGGGAATGAAGTTGTGCCCCATTCCAGACCCTACATGgcttatttaaaaatccaagttACAAATAATACTGGCACGTTTCATTCTTACTGTGGAGGGTTCCTGATTCGCCCGGATGcagtgctctcagcagctcacTGTGTGGCTAAAAATGG GACAGTGAATGTCACTGTGATTCTGGGAGCCCACAACATCCGCGTCCAAGAACAGAGCCAGCAGAGGATCCGTGTTAGAAACTTTGTAGTCCATCCCAACTATGATCCTGATGGCCATGTAAATGACATTGCGCTGCTGAAG CTGGATACAAATGCCACGATCAATGCGAATGTGCAAACAATAACCTTACCCAGACACAATGAAGGTGTGCAAGTAGCTACTGAATGTGAGGTGGCTGGCTGGGGCCGGACGTCTTTGGGAAATAACAGGACCAATGTGATGATGGAGGTGGTTCTGAAGGTGCAAAATGACACGCTATGTCTGCAGCAATTCCGTAAATACCGGCGTCAGTCCATGATCTGTGTTGGTGATGAGAATGGCACAAAGGGAACTTGCCAT GGTGATTCTGGTGGCCCATTAATCTGCAATCAGAAGGCTCATGGCATTGTTTCACGTAGACCTTCAGGCCTCCTCTTCCCTGCGGCATTTACCAGAGTCTCCCATTTTGTGCCCTGGATAcctcagcagctgaggaggttTGCACTCCAAGAGCTGCctgcctctccatcctcccaaTAA